One segment of uncultured Propionivibrio sp. DNA contains the following:
- a CDS encoding phosphoheptose isomerase produces the protein MDLISRIGQHFADSAQTKLDAVETLSPLIAQAAETMVASLVGNGKVLACGNGGSAADAQHFAAELVGRFEVERQGLAAIALTTDTSIMTAVGNDYGYNAVFERQVRALGQSGDVLLAISTSGNSPSIIEAINAAHENDLRVVALTGKGGGKMGAMLRDGDIHLCVPSSRTARIQEVHLLTIHCLCDAIDCLLLGVE, from the coding sequence ATGGACCTGATTTCACGTATCGGACAGCACTTCGCCGACAGCGCCCAAACCAAGCTCGACGCCGTTGAAACGCTTTCACCCCTGATTGCCCAGGCCGCCGAAACGATGGTCGCGAGCCTGGTCGGCAACGGCAAGGTATTGGCCTGCGGCAACGGCGGTTCCGCCGCCGACGCCCAGCACTTCGCGGCCGAACTCGTCGGCCGTTTCGAAGTCGAGCGCCAAGGACTCGCCGCCATCGCGCTGACCACCGACACCTCGATCATGACCGCCGTCGGCAACGACTACGGCTACAACGCCGTCTTCGAACGCCAGGTCCGCGCGCTCGGCCAGAGCGGCGACGTGCTGCTGGCGATCTCGACCTCAGGCAATTCGCCGAGCATCATCGAAGCCATCAATGCGGCGCATGAGAATGACCTGCGCGTCGTCGCACTGACCGGCAAGGGCGGCGGCAAAATGGGCGCGATGCTGCGTGACGGCGACATCCACCTCTGCGTTCCCTCTTCCCGCACCGCACGCATTCAGGAGGTCCACCTGCTGACCATCCACTGCCTGTGCGATGCCATCGATTGTCTGCTTCTGGGAGTTGAATGA
- a CDS encoding YraN family protein: protein MRDDNDTTTARGKRAEDQAARFLEQRGLTVWRRNYRCPGGEIDLVCRDGRTLVFVEVRQRRNRRFGGAAASITATKQERIVRAAHHFLLAEKKTNSDCRIDCILIDGDETTWLRNAISAD, encoded by the coding sequence ATGAGGGACGACAACGATACCACGACCGCCCGCGGAAAACGCGCCGAGGATCAGGCGGCGCGCTTCCTCGAGCAGCGCGGACTGACGGTGTGGCGTCGCAACTATCGCTGCCCCGGCGGCGAGATCGACCTCGTCTGCCGCGACGGCAGGACGCTGGTGTTCGTCGAAGTCCGCCAGCGCCGCAACCGCCGCTTCGGCGGCGCCGCTGCCAGCATCACCGCGACAAAGCAAGAACGGATCGTCCGCGCCGCCCACCACTTTCTCCTTGCCGAAAAGAAGACAAACAGCGATTGCAGAATCGACTGCATTCTGATCGACGGCGATGAAACCACCTGGCTCCGGAATGCGATCTCGGCCGATTAG
- the rsmI gene encoding 16S rRNA (cytidine(1402)-2'-O)-methyltransferase — translation MTQEAAALYVVPTPLGNLSDMTQRAVEVLRQVDWVAAEDTRHSAPLLKHFGVSARLLATHEHNEEAAAGQIIARLEAGESVALVSDAGTPAISDPGARLVARVRAAGFRIVPLPGACAAITALSASGLLSPHFLFYGFLPAKTRQREEALRELVDLPYALVFYEAPHRIVEMVASLSAVFGVSRTLVVARELTKLFETIHVCPLGDAVDWLRADANRQRGEFVLIVSGAEPEEDAGDGERVLGLLLEDGLPVKQAARLAHAITGVSKNALYARALILRAEAGGAAAEE, via the coding sequence ATGACGCAAGAAGCCGCCGCATTGTATGTCGTACCGACCCCGCTCGGTAACCTGTCAGATATGACACAACGCGCCGTCGAAGTGCTGCGCCAGGTTGACTGGGTGGCGGCCGAAGACACGCGTCACAGTGCGCCACTGCTCAAGCATTTCGGCGTGTCGGCGCGGCTTCTGGCGACGCATGAGCATAACGAGGAGGCTGCCGCCGGGCAGATCATCGCGCGTCTTGAAGCTGGTGAGTCGGTGGCGCTTGTTTCCGATGCCGGCACGCCGGCGATATCCGATCCGGGGGCGCGCCTCGTTGCCCGCGTGCGTGCGGCCGGCTTTCGCATCGTGCCGCTGCCAGGCGCCTGCGCGGCCATCACCGCCTTGTCGGCGTCGGGTCTGCTGTCGCCGCATTTCCTGTTCTACGGATTTCTGCCCGCCAAGACACGGCAGCGTGAGGAGGCGCTGCGCGAACTTGTCGATCTGCCGTATGCGCTGGTGTTTTATGAGGCGCCGCACCGGATCGTCGAGATGGTCGCGTCGCTGTCTGCCGTCTTCGGCGTTTCGCGCACGCTGGTTGTTGCGCGCGAACTGACCAAATTGTTTGAGACGATTCATGTCTGCCCGCTCGGCGATGCGGTCGATTGGTTGCGCGCCGACGCCAACCGGCAGCGTGGCGAATTCGTGCTGATCGTTTCCGGCGCAGAACCCGAAGAAGATGCCGGCGACGGCGAGCGCGTCCTCGGCCTGTTGCTTGAGGATGGGTTGCCGGTCAAGCAAGCGGCGCGGCTCGCGCATGCCATCACCGGTGTGTCGAAGAACGCCCTGTATGCTCGTGCATTAATCTTGCGCGCCGAGGCAGGCGGGGCGGCTGCGGAAGAGTGA
- a CDS encoding aldo/keto reductase produces MKIGKSGIEASVVGIGAWAIGGDSMWGASDDAESVRTIHRARDLGVTLLDTAPAYGLGHSEEVVGKALAGRRGDYVLSTKCGLRWDISEGAFMMERDGVRIVRNSRPESLAQEVEASLRRLKTDYIDIYIVHWQELPEFPCPIADTMGFLGELKRQGKIRAIGASNLSDAQFMEYVAAGQLDLIQEKFSMLDRGVGDRLMGLCGMHGVTFQAYSPLERGILTGKITAATQVEMGLARSRIKWFQPENLSKIAALSERWAPLCKKYGCSMTQLVIGWTAAQGKGSNVSVLCGARKLHQIEDNAKGGDVVLDANDIATMRADVEAIA; encoded by the coding sequence ATGAAAATCGGGAAGTCGGGCATTGAAGCGTCGGTGGTCGGCATTGGCGCCTGGGCGATCGGCGGCGACAGCATGTGGGGCGCGAGCGACGATGCCGAGTCGGTGCGGACGATCCACCGCGCCCGCGATCTCGGCGTCACCTTGCTCGACACCGCGCCGGCCTACGGCCTGGGGCATAGCGAGGAGGTCGTTGGCAAGGCCTTGGCCGGGCGTCGTGGCGATTATGTCCTGTCGACGAAGTGCGGTCTGCGCTGGGATATCAGCGAAGGCGCCTTCATGATGGAGCGCGACGGTGTGCGCATCGTGCGCAACTCGCGTCCGGAAAGCCTGGCACAGGAGGTCGAGGCCAGCCTGCGCCGCCTGAAGACCGATTACATCGACATCTACATCGTGCATTGGCAGGAGTTGCCCGAGTTCCCCTGCCCGATTGCCGATACCATGGGATTTCTCGGCGAGCTCAAGCGGCAAGGAAAGATCCGCGCGATCGGTGCGTCCAACCTCAGCGATGCGCAGTTCATGGAGTACGTGGCGGCCGGCCAGCTCGACCTCATCCAGGAAAAATTCAGCATGCTCGACCGCGGTGTCGGTGACCGGCTCATGGGGCTCTGCGGGATGCATGGTGTTACCTTCCAGGCGTACTCGCCGCTTGAGCGTGGCATCCTGACCGGCAAGATTACGGCGGCGACGCAAGTCGAAATGGGGCTGGCGCGCAGCCGGATCAAATGGTTCCAGCCCGAGAACCTGAGCAAGATTGCGGCCTTGTCGGAGCGCTGGGCGCCACTGTGCAAGAAATACGGCTGTTCGATGACCCAGCTGGTGATCGGCTGGACGGCGGCACAAGGCAAGGGCAGCAACGTGAGCGTCTTGTGCGGTGCCCGCAAACTGCATCAGATCGAGGATAACGCCAAGGGCGGCGATGTCGTGCTCGACGCGAACGACATCGCGACGATGCGTGCCGACGTCGAGGCGATTGCCTGA
- a CDS encoding BON domain-containing protein has translation MMNKRLIATLLLGATLLPTLQGCLPLVATSATVGVLAAVDRRSVGTQTEDESIEWKASARIRDNLGDRAHVNVTSYNRKVLLTGETFTAEAKAEVDRLVRDVPNVQGTYNELVVAPTSSFTARSNDAFITSKIKSRSVDNGKFNPVHVKVVTEAGVAFLLGTVTQAEADAALQVASTTAGVRKVVNLLEIISVARAREIDAAPANAKPGNEPR, from the coding sequence ATGATGAACAAACGTCTGATTGCCACCCTTCTGCTCGGCGCCACCTTGTTGCCCACTCTGCAGGGCTGCCTGCCGCTGGTCGCCACCAGCGCCACGGTTGGCGTCCTGGCCGCCGTCGACCGCCGCTCGGTCGGCACGCAAACCGAAGATGAGTCGATCGAATGGAAAGCCTCGGCACGCATTCGTGACAATCTCGGCGACCGCGCCCACGTCAATGTCACCAGTTATAACCGCAAGGTCCTGCTGACCGGCGAGACTTTCACGGCAGAAGCCAAGGCCGAAGTCGACCGTCTCGTCCGCGACGTCCCCAACGTCCAGGGCACCTACAACGAACTGGTGGTGGCACCGACCTCGTCCTTCACCGCGCGCAGCAATGACGCTTTCATCACGTCGAAGATCAAGAGCCGCTCGGTCGATAACGGCAAGTTCAACCCGGTGCATGTAAAGGTCGTTACCGAGGCCGGCGTTGCCTTCCTGCTCGGCACAGTGACCCAGGCCGAGGCAGACGCCGCCCTGCAGGTCGCATCAACCACGGCAGGCGTCAGGAAAGTGGTCAATCTGCTCGAAATCATCAGCGTCGCACGCGCCCGCGAAATCGACGCCGCACCGGCCAACGCCAAGCCCGGCAACGAACCCCGCTGA
- a CDS encoding HIRAN domain-containing protein, with protein MRSRPIRRFSFLALGALLTNTSTAESVRILVQRSPLAGSQYYAARRAWGELRPGDRLELVREADNRHDRNAIRIDWRKQALGYIPRAENRAVARALDAGERLVARIATLRDDPDPWRRIEFEIFVVIGDNDTAPKGSKPGEMLD; from the coding sequence ATGCGATCTCGGCCGATTAGACGCTTCAGCTTTCTGGCGCTGGGTGCCCTGCTCACCAATACGAGCACGGCCGAGTCGGTCAGAATTCTGGTGCAACGCTCTCCGCTCGCCGGCAGCCAGTATTACGCTGCCCGCCGGGCATGGGGCGAATTGCGGCCGGGCGACCGACTCGAACTGGTACGCGAGGCCGACAACCGCCACGATCGCAATGCCATTCGCATTGACTGGCGCAAGCAGGCGCTCGGCTATATCCCCCGCGCCGAGAACCGGGCCGTCGCCCGCGCGCTCGATGCCGGCGAACGACTCGTGGCACGTATCGCCACGCTGCGCGACGATCCCGACCCGTGGCGTCGGATCGAGTTCGAGATTTTTGTCGTTATCGGAGACAACGATACTGCCCCCAAAGGAAGCAAACCGGGAGAAATGTTAGACTAG
- a CDS encoding adenylyltransferase/cytidyltransferase family protein, with amino-acid sequence MNYPTPVFESKIVAPQDLRARLAQLPRPLVFTNGCFDILHRGHVTLLGQARALGTSMIVALNTDASVRRLGKGDDRPVNALADRLAVMAALECVSLVTWFDEDTPIERILDCRPDILVKGGDWPVEKIVGNTEVAGWGGKTVSIPFIHQKSTTALLEKIRKL; translated from the coding sequence ATGAATTACCCGACCCCGGTCTTTGAATCCAAGATCGTGGCCCCACAGGATCTGCGTGCCCGACTGGCGCAACTGCCGCGCCCACTGGTGTTTACCAACGGCTGCTTCGACATCCTGCATCGCGGCCACGTCACGCTACTCGGGCAGGCGCGCGCGCTGGGGACGTCCATGATCGTCGCGCTCAACACCGACGCATCGGTACGTCGCCTCGGCAAGGGCGACGACCGCCCGGTCAATGCGCTCGCCGACCGTCTGGCCGTCATGGCGGCACTCGAATGCGTCTCGCTGGTGACCTGGTTCGACGAGGACACGCCAATCGAGCGCATCCTCGACTGCCGCCCGGACATCCTCGTCAAGGGCGGTGACTGGCCGGTGGAAAAGATCGTCGGCAACACCGAGGTCGCCGGCTGGGGCGGAAAAACGGTATCGATTCCGTTCATCCACCAGAAATCGACGACCGCCCTGCTCGAGAAGATCCGCAAGCTCTAA